In Chroicocephalus ridibundus chromosome 21, bChrRid1.1, whole genome shotgun sequence, the sequence TCCCCCCTTTGCCCCCTCCCCTGTTTTGAAGCCTCTGAGCAAAACGTGGGGGCTCTTTTTGAGCATCGTGGGGGAATAAACCCACCCGGGCAATGCTCTGAGCCGAAGGGATGCTGAACCCCCCTCCGAAACCTCCAAGATGGAGAGAAAATCATCTGCAGAGGCAAAATCCAGGCAAAACGCAGGTCCTGAGCCCAGCGCTGCCTGGGACCAGGCTTGGGGGAGCAAAATTGGGGGGGTTAAGCattttggggatgctgggggatagAGATGGCCTTGGCCAGGAGTGGACAAGCGCTGGGTCCACCCTGCTGACCCCGTCTCCGTCCCAAACAGTGGGAAATCACAGCAATCCCATCGCTGCTGCCGGGTTTTGGGCAATTCCTGGAAGCATTTGATTaaaagtgtccccctgccacTCCCAGACCCCTCAGAAATATCCCTCAAAGGGACTAaaaactgcaaagctgtttttttcccaccccccagccctgccgctgccTTTCCTGCTGCGGTTCGGCACACGGGGCCCTCGGCCAAAGCGGCGCCGAAAAACATCACAAACCCCCACTGCTggcgtggggggcgggggggggcgaatGGTGAAGGTGTTTGGTGTCAATAAACTCCATCCAAGTGACAAAATACAGCGGCGAGGCTGACCGCAGCCGTCTCCAGCTCGAGCAAAGCCTCCGCCTgctgcagaagggcagcagaATATAGACTATATATTGAATTAATGTCATAGACTCCTGCTGCAGGCGGATGCCATGCTCCGGAGGTAATTCCCAGTGGCTCCCATGCGGGAGCTTGGGAAAATCCCACCCGAAGACCAAGAGCGAGCAAAGCGTTTGCCTGGAAGGGCAGAAAAACCGGGGAATGACAAAGTCCGGGGCTGCCAGGAGAGacgggcagggggaggaaaaccCCCGCTGCAATGTGGGGCTTGAATTAAAATTGGATTTTGTGAGCGAGACCAGGGCGCATGGTCCCTCCCCAAACTTCTTCCACTGTTTCCTCCCCAAactccccctctcctgcccccccccagaccctcaaACCCCAAATAACCCCCCAGGCTGGAGGATTCGCTGGTCCCCGGGACCCTTCACCCCCCCCGGCATCACCCTGCACTAAACCCAGCCCAAAAGGGTCCCGTTGGTGGGGGATGGGTGGCAAAGCCACTGTTTCCACCCGATTTCCGTCACCTGAGGATGGAAAGTcccacggggggggacacacacgttTGGGACTGACCCCCCCgtcccagctggggcagggccACCTCTTGGGGTGCCTCCTCTGAGCATCCCCAACCCACCAGtctgggagggagagaaaatctCCCCAGACAGAGAGAAAATCTCCCCGGCAAGCGGTTTTTCGGCCACCATGTCCTACGGGCTCCTGgggaccctcctgctcctcctgccaggtATGTGCCCGCTCCAAAAATACCCCAACTTGGACAGGATTTGCcgatgtggattttttttttttttgctccaaaacttattaaattaatatattggAGAGCCTGAAGTGCAGAAAATCTGACTCAAGGCTTCCCCCCCCACGCAGGAGGTGCCTCGGCAGAGGGGGGACGGGTCCTGCAGAGCCCGGGGCAGCTCTGGGTGCCCCCCGGGGGGACGGCGGAGCTCAGCTGTCACGTCTCGGAAATCAGCATCGACGTCGACTGGTACAAGGAGAAGCCGGACGGCAGTTTGCACTGGATTTACCAGAGCTCTAATGACTcccaaacaaagggaaaatactcggggaagaagaaagaacagcgGGATTTTTCCCTCGCCATCAGCCCCGTGCAGAGGGAGGACTCCGGGGTTTATTACTGCAGTTCCTCCATTTCCTCCACCTTCCAGCCCTCCTTTGGGAACGGGACCAGGCTCGTCGTCACCAGTGAGTGCCCGGCAGGTCGCCCGGTGGCTGGGGACATCCCCGGGGAGGTttgtgcccccccagctctctttttccctctttagATGCCACCGAGCCCAAGCTCTCCATCCTGGTGCCTGTCGATGTGGAAGAACCCAGGGAGGTCCCGGccagcatccccctgctctgCCACCTCCGCGACCTCCCTCCGGGCTGGGACACCGTGCTCTGGCAGCCCAGCGGGGAGGTGACACCGGTGACGGCGGCGGCCGTGGACGAGGACGGTGTCCTCAGCGCCTGGAGCATCACCTGGGTCCCGGCCGAGCAGTGGGATGGGGCTGCGGCGTGCACGGCCCTGAAGAGGGACACGGGCAGGACCCGCAGCGTCAGCATCCGtaagggagctggggagggtaATCAGTCATGTTGTCCCCGCCTCAGATCCTGGCCTCCATCCACCCCCTGCATCCCAATTCTTCCAGCCTTTCCTTGTCTAGGGAATCCCAACATCCCAGTTCTCCCTCATTGAGACACATTCGGGAAATCCCTCGATCCTTCCATCCTCTCGCTGGGCTTCCCCCCGCACTGAAAGGCTTTAAACCTGCATgtcacccccccagcaccacacTGACCCCCCCATTTCAGGGGATACTCGGCCCTGACCCCCCATTTTGGGGATGCTTGGCCCTGGccccccccattttgggggaCGCTCACCCCTGACCCCCCATTCCGGGGGACGCTCGTCTCTCCAGAGTACCAAACCCACATTCTCGCCCCTCTATTaactctccttccccccccggcAGAAGGATGCCCTTCCTGGCCGCTGGCACTGGGGCTGTCCTGCGTctgcctcctttccctgctccagctgaccaTCCTGCTCTGCCGACGGCGCCTGGACAGAGGTGAcaccccccagtcccccctcaCAGCCCCTTCGCCCCCACTCTCTTCCCGCCTCCCCCAGCCGCCCACAGCCCGCCCGGCTGCTAGAAACCGCTTCCTCTACCCCCGgtgcaaaaaaaattcatttgtttACGGCGTGGTAACGCTGCTCTGGTCAAAACCCAACACCCCTCGGATTCAAAATTTCCTCCGCAGTtttatggggtggggggggtgtgtggaaaaCTCTCCACCACACTGgtgagaaaaatcacttttggCCGGCCTTGGTGCCGCAAACAACGCTTCAAAAAGCATCGAAATTGGTCACAAGGCTGGGTTAAACacaaaatatgtcatttttgGAGACAGAGGGACCACCTTTTGCCACCCTCGGTCCCCAGCACCACCCGCCCGGTGTCACCCAGggcagctaaaaaaacccaaacctctttttttttaacgctCCGCACCTCCTCCGGTGCGAAATGGGCTTGAACAACATCAGCTCTCTCTTCCTCTTGCAGACGGAGCCACGACCGTGCGGCGCTGAAATGTTGCTCTGCCAAACCCCTTCACCTGCAAAATGAGTTAAAAACCAAGCGAAAAGGGGAAATCATGAGAGCCGCGGGATGGGAGCAGGGTGGGCACGGCCCCCCGTTGGCCGCCGCTCCCAAACCTCCACCAGTAGCTTTGCGAATTGGCCCCAGGAGGAGTTTGCAAACTTGCAGCAGCTTCGCAAAAgccaggagggtttttttttcagcctaatcTTTTCTGATGGGATTTGAGCGCCAGCCCCGGGACAATTCCCTCCAGATATTTTCTAGCCTCTCGGGGGGAGAGTTTTTAAGccgaatttttttttgttttggtttgttttttggttttttattcatttgtaaTCTCGAAAGCGAATTTCACGGCTGCTCGTAGCCGGTGTCACGCACAAACTGCCTGGAAAGCTCATTTTTGGTGGTTTACCAGCGAACAGGAGCAGCCACCGCCCTGTCACCGCCACCTAGTGCCACCGCGCTGCGGTCCCCGCGTCCCCTTCGGGTGGCCGGAGCATCTCCAGGAGCTCCACCATCccatttttcccccttccagGGCAGCAGCGTGGGGGAAAGAACCTGTGCTTTTCTTCCCGTTGGGTTTCTCGGAAGGCCGTAAGcacaggggggagggaggggatgctcgATAGCAATGGGAGATGgcgtaaaaataataaaattcctaATTCCTGGGTAAGCAACTGAGGTCTTGGATTTATATCGGGTTACGCCTTGCGGTATCCTGCACAGCAGCCCTCAGAAATTGCTGTTAAACAGcgggaaaaagttattttaacatCATAAAATGTTAACACAGCATCACCTCCCGCGGCTCCCCACGGCTGGGGACAGAAAGGGCCCCCGGTCTCCGCTGAAAACTGGGGGTGGGACAACATGGGGTTATAAATCCCTCCTGCATCACCCACACTGAGCGCGCCGGGAGCTGCGAGCGGGGACGATGCCCCGAGGACGGGCGAGCTGCTGCCCCGCGGCAACCAACTGCGAAACCAGGAACCGTATTGTACTGtatcttggtttatttttcttttcttttcttttcttttcttttcttttcttttcttttcttttcttttcttttcttttcttttcttttcttttcttttcttttcttttcttttcttttcttttcttttcttttcttttcttttcttttcttttcttttcttttcttttctcttttgtttcttttctttcttttcttttcttttcttttcttttcttttcttttcttttcttttcttttcttttcttttcttttcttttcttttcttttcatttatttaaatttattttactttttgaagagtttctgtttaaaagtgccttttcttctttatttcaaagcATCCCATGATTattccccagccctggcagagccgcacgccccagctggcagcagccaggacgAAGCAGCCGCCTGTTTagcacagggcaggggagggcaggggagggcaggaaaTCTTTATTTCAGCATCTCCAGCAGAAAACCCCGTCGGGCAGCGGGAAGAGCCTgttgggtggggagaagagcCCCGCCGTTCCTGCAGGGCGTCCCACGGGACGGGTGGCTCGTCCCACCCACCTCCCGGCATCTGGGGGACGGTGGGAGCCCCACGGCGGCCGGTGCCACCCAGGAATCCGGGGAATGGAGTTTTTAGGTTTCCTTCATCCATCTCCTCGTCTCCTGCAGGGAAAACACCAAACAATGTCCCCTCCGGCGACTTCCGCAGGAATCCTGCTAACATCATCTGCTCGGGCGTGAGTTATTGTTAAGGGAAGGGTCTTATTTACCGCCCGCGTTTCTTTAATTTCCCTTCAGGTTTCGCTTCCGCCGATTAAAGCTGGGAAATGACGCGATGCATCCGAGAGCTGGGGACGGCGCTGAGCTCACTCGCACCCTCGTCCTCAAGCGCAAAACCCCCGGCCGCGGTGAGAGACCCCGACTCGCAGCCTGGCGGGGCTTCAAGATGCTCAGAGCATCCCCAGGACACAGCGCGAGGAGCAAGGGCCGCTTTTGCCATCCCCCTTTCTGGAAAAGCCATTATTTTTTGGCTCTCATGCTGCATTTTCCCTCGGCATCGCgctcccaggctgctccctcGCTGTGGGACCTTTTACGGTTTGATTGCAGCACGTAacctttaataatttaaaaaaaaaaaaaagaagacgtAAAAGTAGAGATTGTGCAAAATAGGAATTAGGTTTTGGGAAAGGAGCATGGGATCAGAGACGGGAAAGATGTTGGTTTGGCTGCTTTTCTTGGCTGCTTGCTTTTGTGTTGCAAGGCATAAAAAGTGAGTAAGAACAAAcgtaaaaggaaaaagcaaaacaaaacaatagagctttttctttttccggCCAGAAATGCAACTCAAAACCTGTGCCCGCGTTTCCCCAGTGGTCGCCAGCACCCAAGGGCCATCccgcagggatgcaggatgctgccgGGGATGCTCAGGCTGGACACCGCAGTGTTCGGCAGAGATTGGAGCACGGGGTTTCTTCGCCCCCTCGTATCACCTTGGAGTGCGTTttacccagctccctcagcggcATCTCCCCGCTGCAGGTATTAGGTATTATTTTTCCCAAGTTTTGTCAAGTTTTACATCTTCGCATCCCACCACAAGGAGCTGTTCTCAGCCCCAAGCCAGCAAATCCCTTTGAATTCAAACTCCAGGCTTGCAAGCCACGAAGTCTGTCGTCCAGCCCCATCCGCTCATCTCATAAAAAGCCACCACCATCCTCATAAACCTTCCTTGCCCGTTCCCTCCCCATCActtcaaaaccagaatattttaacTCTTTCACAGCTCGACATCTCCCCACGCGCCTCCCGGCCGAGCTCCAGCCCCGGTGGGATTCATCCCCCCGAGCTCAGCTTTCTGCTTGGGTTGGGATTTTgagttttgctgttatttttgtggGTCGAGAGGAGGGTTTGGAGAGATTCGCTTCCTGCCTGCTGGGTCGCTCGGCATTCCTCTGTGCTTAACCCTTTGCCAAGCATCTCCCCATGGGTGGGAAAAGCCCCTTCGGCAAAGCACGTCCAGCCCCCGGAGGCTGCAAACCCTTTGGGGATGTGCTTGAAAAAGTCTTCAGTTGGGTCCCCTCTTAGtcggaaaaaataaataaatctgccttTGGAAATCCTGGCCTTAAAATCGATGGGAATCTTCAGCTTAAAATCGACAGCAATCCTCACCTTAAAATCTATAGGAATCCTTGCCTTAAAATCTACAGGAATCCTTGGCTTGAAATTTATAGCAATGCTTGGCTTAAAATTGGTAGGAATCCTCATCTTAAAACGGACGGCAATCCTTGCCTTAAATTCAATAGGAATCCTTGCCTTAAAATCAATAGGAATGCTTGGCTTGAAATCAATAGGAATCCTTGCCTTAAAATCAATAGGAATCCTCGGCTTAGAACTGACAGCAATCCTTGGCTTAAAATTGATGGGAATCCTTGGTTTAAAATCGTTAGCAATGCTTGGCTTAAAATTGATGGGAATCCTCGGCTTAAAATCGATGGGAATCCTTGTGTTAAAATCAGCAGGAATCCTCGGCTTACAACCGACGGCACAGGGGTGAGGAGCGCATTCCCTGCCGCTGCTCTCCTTGGCCGGTTGCCCCGCGGGTGCCCGCACCCGTCCCACCCCCAGCTGGGGGTGGGAAACCACCGGCTGCAGCCcgtgcccccccttccccccccaggTCTCGTCTCAGCGCAGCTGTTTGCCATTAAACTCCCTCGCCCCGCTGAAAAACTCGCTTCCGTTTTCTCATCTGCAAAGGAGAGGAAACTCCCGAGCCCGCATCCCGCGGGGGCAGGCACCCAGCGaggggggggtcgggggtccGTGCTGGGGGAGCATCGTCCTCTGGGCCATTTtgctggagaaaatggaaacacaGGGCTGGGAAAAGACTTTTCGGACCGGCAGGAAGCGCcttggggggtggtgggtgaaGACAAGGCAAGAGCGGGGTCTGCGCCTCCTCCCAAGGTGGTCCCATGTTCAACCACCCTCCTGGGAAAGGGTTCTCCGAATCTTCCTCGTTACgaatttcttcttgtcctatctcAAAATAAAGCTCCTCTCCTACTCGTGAAGACTTTCCTTGCTCATTCTCAGTTTGCCAACACCCACCTCCTGCACCACACCCCAGAGCCCCCAGAACACACCGTCACCCATCGCCCTCAAGAGACCAGTTGGGAGAGGAAACGGTCTTGGGTGAAGTGATTTTTATCGCTGCGTAAGCAATAAAGTCACCGCGATCTCAGCACTCCCCGGCAGGAAACCCGCGGTGTCGAGCAGCCCCCACCACACGTTGCCCAGGAACTGATTTTATACCTGATTTACCTCCCGCTCCTTCTATTTCCCCATCGCTTCACACCCCAGTTAACACCAGTTTCCACCAGCGTCGCATCATCTCCTAAGGGAAAGCCTTCTGCGCCAGTATTGGCTCTTCCCCACAAAGcagaagagcctttttttttttccctacccatttctcttccatttttagaggagagagggaaacaaGCAGCGCCATCAGCAGGTCCCAAGGCAGCACGCCCTGCGGATGCAGGAACAGAAACTGACCGCAAACGCGGGGGCTCCTACAGCATCCCAACCCGGCTGTTTCTACCGAACCGCCAGGATATAAAACAAGCCTGTGAccatttgcatttcttcttacTGACGGAGAAACTGAGGCCTGGGAAGGTGAaatgaagccaagaaaaaaatcccccaagaCTTTAAGGGAAGTCAGGAACTGAATCTGGCTCCCAGTCGTCGGCTCTGCCTTTGCCTCCCAATTGCCGCCTTCTCTAGACTAGAAGGATTTGCTATTAATAACTTCCGTTATGCTCTGCTATAACATAATCAAAACCATCCTCCCGGTATTTGCAAGTGCATCCAGCGGCACCAACCCTCCCTGGGGAGTAACTTCCCAAGATTTGCAACTCAGCCATCAGAAAAGTCCTCGTGAAGGGAAAAAATCTTCCACCGCCGGAGCGGCATGACGGGCACCGCGCATCTCCTGTCCCGCACGGGGCAACCTTGAGCCCAGCCCGCCGCCGCACCCCTTGGCAAATTGCAGAAAAGCTCGTTTTTTCCCCACGGAGCGCAGAGGCTGCTCAGTCCAACCCTTGCAAGAGTCATTTCCTGCCTCCGCTGGGACGTCTCAAGAAATTCCCGAGCAGCAGTGCCTGGCCGCATCGGCGGACGACACCGAAACATAGGATGACAAACTTTTTAATTGCAGCACTCCTGGTTCTTCATTTTTTACTGGGTAAATATGTTCCtctgttttttgtgggtttgtttggttttttttttccccccccggcttGCAATTTAATTTTACCGCGCTgctgagggctgggctggagtTATTCCTGCGCTGTGGCGATGCTGTGCGGCACCTGGGGTGGGGGCTCAGGGGCTGAGGGGTCTCGGG encodes:
- the LOC134526046 gene encoding M1-specific T cell receptor beta chain-like isoform X1 — encoded protein: MSYGLLGTLLLLLPGGASAEGGRVLQSPGQLWVPPGGTAELSCHVSEISIDVDWYKEKPDGSLHWIYQSSNDSQTKGKYSGKKKEQRDFSLAISPVQREDSGVYYCSSSISSTFQPSFGNGTRLVVTNATEPKLSILVPVDVEEPREVPASIPLLCHLRDLPPGWDTVLWQPSGEVTPVTAAAVDEDGVLSAWSITWVPAEQWDGAAACTALKRDTGRTRSVSIRKGAGEGNQSCCPRLRSWPPSTPCIPILPAFPCLGNPNIPVLPH
- the LOC134526046 gene encoding M1-specific T cell receptor beta chain-like isoform X2; the encoded protein is MSYGLLGTLLLLLPGGASAEGGRVLQSPGQLWVPPGGTAELSCHVSEISIDVDWYKEKPDGSLHWIYQSSNDSQTKGKYSGKKKEQRDFSLAISPVQREDSGVYYCSSSISSTFQPSFGNGTRLVVTNATEPKLSILVPVDVEEPREVPASIPLLCHLRDLPPGWDTVLWQPSGEVTPVTAAAVDEDGVLSAWSITWVPAEQWDGAAACTALKRDTGRTRSVSIQGCPSWPLALGLSCVCLLSLLQLTILLCRRRLDRDGATTVRR